One window of the Methanolacinia paynteri genome contains the following:
- a CDS encoding TatD family hydrolase: EMTRMTDRLPLEEIEKIMCDALSIAAEYVKEGKAVALKNGRPHYPVEDETLESSNRVLVHAIELAADCGCALQIHAESGKCSDVVKMAEDAKMPVYRVVKHFAIPETPLTPSMLAKHEAIPGMANAGRLMTMESDYMDDNERPGSVIGPRSVPRYTRKMLDCGLIDEESAFRIHKDNPEKIYGVEITL, translated from the coding sequence ACGAGGATGACGGACAGACTCCCTCTCGAAGAGATCGAGAAGATCATGTGCGACGCCCTCTCGATTGCGGCGGAATACGTAAAGGAGGGAAAGGCCGTTGCGCTCAAGAACGGGAGGCCGCACTATCCCGTCGAAGACGAGACCCTGGAATCCTCGAACAGGGTGCTCGTGCACGCAATTGAACTTGCCGCGGATTGCGGGTGTGCACTCCAGATCCATGCCGAGAGCGGGAAGTGTTCGGATGTCGTAAAGATGGCGGAGGATGCAAAGATGCCGGTCTACAGGGTAGTCAAGCACTTCGCAATCCCCGAGACCCCGCTCACCCCGTCGATGCTCGCGAAGCACGAGGCGATACCGGGGATGGCAAACGCCGGGAGGCTCATGACGATGGAGAGCGATTACATGGACGACAACGAGAGGCCCGGATCTGTAATCGGCCCGAGATCGGTCCCGCGGTATACGAGAAAGATGCTTGACTGCGGTTTGATCGACGAAGAGAGTGCATTCAGGATACACAAAGACAATCCCGAGAAGATCTACGGCGTGGAGATCACGCTCTGA
- a CDS encoding DUF424 domain-containing protein, whose amino-acid sequence MYLRIYKMPGKGEIVAACDRELLNRTLTFGDIEFFVDEKFYGNTPATEEELITALKEAENANLVGIKVVSVAIRCGAAEQESCLMIGDIPHIQIL is encoded by the coding sequence ATGTATCTCCGAATATACAAGATGCCCGGCAAGGGAGAGATCGTTGCCGCGTGCGATCGTGAACTTCTCAACCGGACTCTGACCTTCGGCGATATCGAGTTCTTTGTCGATGAGAAGTTTTACGGCAATACCCCGGCAACTGAAGAAGAACTCATAACTGCGTTAAAGGAAGCTGAAAACGCCAACCTGGTGGGCATAAAGGTCGTATCCGTCGCAATCAGATGCGGGGCGGCGGAGCAGGAGTCCTGCCTCATGATCGGCGATATCCCGCACATCCAGATCTTATAA
- a CDS encoding 60S ribosomal export protein NMD3: MDIKQNICPKCGRPTEEGLCSNCRVEETEWMICQPRVQCTQCPTCGSLKTGSIWTDSHLERESLIGELAMSGVKLHEDVEDIKVTLSHHDPTPNRTSVKVTVEATLYGIQVEQSCNILIVWIGEQCDRCSRLSGNYYAGVIQVRADGRKPDDWEKAKAVEIAYSVEDSCQNSGDRLSFITKTEETKDGVDLVISSHTIGESIAKEIKNRLGGKYTRHPKLIGEKNGKQVYRITYPVRLPKFRRGDILEIGKEYFELRSNESGNMKLFDLQNGEIRYVNENEPARLVGNVLDSETAFVAYRENDTFGMLDPKTYVNIECIRKPWLEVTEGTEVRFIRDREKDAIILLG; encoded by the coding sequence ATGGATATTAAACAGAATATATGCCCAAAATGCGGCAGACCTACGGAAGAGGGCCTCTGCAGCAACTGCAGGGTCGAAGAGACCGAGTGGATGATCTGCCAGCCGCGTGTCCAGTGCACCCAGTGCCCCACCTGCGGGTCCCTGAAAACGGGAAGCATCTGGACTGACAGCCACCTCGAGAGGGAGAGCCTGATCGGGGAGCTTGCGATGTCGGGAGTAAAGCTCCATGAGGACGTCGAAGATATCAAAGTCACCCTCTCTCACCATGATCCGACCCCGAACAGGACCAGCGTGAAGGTGACAGTCGAAGCCACGCTATACGGGATTCAGGTTGAGCAGTCATGCAACATCCTGATTGTATGGATCGGCGAGCAGTGCGACCGGTGCAGCAGGCTCTCCGGGAACTACTATGCCGGGGTCATACAGGTCAGGGCGGACGGCAGGAAACCGGATGACTGGGAGAAGGCGAAGGCGGTCGAGATCGCCTACTCTGTTGAAGACTCCTGCCAGAACAGCGGCGACCGCCTCTCGTTCATAACGAAGACTGAAGAGACAAAGGACGGCGTCGATCTCGTCATCAGCAGCCATACGATCGGAGAGTCGATAGCCAAGGAGATCAAGAATCGCCTGGGCGGAAAATATACCCGTCATCCGAAACTCATCGGGGAGAAGAACGGAAAGCAGGTCTACAGGATAACATACCCTGTGAGGCTGCCGAAATTCAGGCGTGGCGACATTCTCGAGATTGGTAAAGAATACTTCGAGCTCCGTTCCAACGAATCGGGAAACATGAAGCTCTTCGACCTGCAGAACGGCGAGATCAGGTATGTCAACGAGAACGAACCCGCACGGCTCGTTGGAAACGTACTCGACTCGGAGACCGCTTTCGTCGCGTACAGGGAGAACGACACCTTCGGGATGCTCGACCCGAAGACATACGTGAATATCGAATGTATCAGAAAGCCCTGGCTCGAGGTCACCGAAGGCACCGAGGTCCGGTTCATCCGCGACAGGGAAAAAGACGCGATCATACTCCTGGGTTAG
- a CDS encoding class I SAM-dependent methyltransferase: MRARKILLDSLAAAMADEWVDKNRKPFVSGDTAYVPVRTGYPADTQLDERRPYRGRGYQMIGDIAVFHGERPDDSDLKGLIEWKNPRAVLYIKNYREIMRLPETETLYGESCDVLHREEGYSFRLDPSKVMFAQGNREEKKRMAEFVAGAPGKETERVADMFAGIGYFTIPMAKAGASVHAMEINPVSFGYLKENIAENCVDENVTAENGDCRDLLKGEYDRAVMGHFDAPSMLGNILPHMKSGGTIHLHAIDGGTGGNDKIIDTAGEYGFSAVVTLRRVKKYSPGSWHTVQDVRLE; this comes from the coding sequence ATGCGGGCCAGAAAGATTCTGCTGGATTCACTTGCGGCCGCGATGGCCGACGAATGGGTTGACAAGAACAGGAAGCCCTTCGTCTCCGGCGATACGGCATATGTTCCGGTACGAACCGGTTATCCGGCCGATACGCAGCTCGACGAAAGACGGCCCTACAGGGGAAGGGGATACCAGATGATAGGCGACATCGCGGTCTTCCACGGTGAGAGGCCGGATGATTCCGACCTGAAGGGTCTTATCGAATGGAAGAATCCCCGTGCAGTCCTGTACATAAAAAATTACAGGGAGATCATGCGTCTCCCTGAGACAGAGACACTTTACGGCGAGTCTTGCGATGTTCTCCACAGGGAGGAAGGGTACAGCTTCCGGCTCGATCCATCGAAGGTGATGTTTGCGCAGGGAAACCGCGAGGAGAAGAAGAGGATGGCAGAGTTTGTCGCTGGTGCACCGGGGAAGGAGACCGAAAGGGTCGCCGACATGTTCGCGGGGATCGGATATTTTACGATCCCGATGGCAAAGGCCGGTGCATCCGTGCATGCGATGGAGATAAATCCCGTTTCCTTCGGTTACCTCAAAGAGAATATTGCCGAGAACTGTGTCGACGAAAACGTCACGGCAGAGAACGGAGACTGCCGGGATCTCCTGAAAGGCGAATACGACCGGGCCGTTATGGGCCATTTCGACGCACCTTCGATGCTCGGCAATATCCTCCCGCACATGAAGAGCGGCGGAACGATCCACCTCCACGCGATCGACGGCGGCACGGGAGGCAATGACAAGATTATAGATACCGCAGGAGAATATGGTTTTTCAGCAGTGGTAACTCTCAGGAGGGTGAAGAAGTACTCTCCAGGGAGCTGGCATACGGTGCAGGACGTGAGGCTTGAATGA
- the coaBC gene encoding bifunctional phosphopantothenoylcysteine decarboxylase/phosphopantothenate--cysteine ligase CoaBC, giving the protein MKEKLQTLENKTIVLGVTGSIAAVEVIKLARELRRKGASVRGVMSKAACGIIHPDALTYACDFPAITSISGMIEHVKYCGIGGEADLLLIAPATANTICKIAAGIDDTPVTTFATTAIGRGMPVVVVPAMHESMYNHPAVRDAIAKLEGWNITVLSPLMEENKAKIPSMQEIVLTVERELSEKPLAGEKVLITSGACVEEIDDVRVMTTRSSGAMGREMALAAFRLGADVTVVHGGEEIPLVRNIGIRSASEMREAVLDILESENPGYYVSAAAISDFAPERFEGKIPSGTPTAIRLKTLPKLVDEVLRNPGTKVIAFKLGWNEMEKAREMIGSGVSLVAVNTPESMGGETGSYTLVTSGGESSVEGRKEEIAAAIWKEIGKL; this is encoded by the coding sequence ATGAAGGAGAAACTTCAGACACTTGAGAACAAGACGATAGTCCTCGGTGTTACGGGCAGTATCGCAGCGGTCGAGGTCATTAAACTCGCACGCGAACTGAGGAGAAAGGGTGCGTCGGTGAGAGGGGTTATGAGCAAAGCTGCCTGCGGAATTATTCATCCGGATGCACTCACTTATGCCTGCGACTTCCCTGCGATAACCTCGATCTCGGGCATGATCGAGCACGTGAAATACTGCGGGATCGGAGGGGAAGCTGACCTACTCCTGATCGCTCCTGCGACCGCAAATACGATCTGTAAGATTGCCGCCGGAATCGACGACACGCCCGTTACGACATTTGCCACGACCGCGATAGGAAGAGGTATGCCAGTCGTTGTAGTACCTGCGATGCACGAGAGCATGTACAACCACCCCGCGGTCAGGGACGCGATTGCAAAGCTCGAAGGCTGGAATATCACCGTCCTCTCCCCGCTGATGGAGGAGAACAAGGCGAAGATCCCCTCGATGCAGGAGATCGTCCTTACCGTCGAGAGGGAGCTTTCGGAAAAGCCTCTTGCGGGAGAGAAGGTTTTGATCACCTCCGGTGCATGCGTCGAAGAGATAGACGACGTCAGGGTGATGACGACGAGGTCGAGCGGAGCAATGGGCCGGGAGATGGCTCTTGCCGCATTCAGGCTCGGTGCGGACGTCACGGTAGTGCACGGCGGGGAGGAGATCCCGCTCGTCAGGAATATCGGGATCAGGAGCGCCTCCGAGATGAGGGAGGCCGTACTGGATATCCTGGAAAGTGAAAATCCCGGCTATTATGTAAGCGCTGCGGCGATCTCCGACTTTGCACCGGAAAGATTCGAAGGGAAGATCCCGAGCGGGACCCCCACGGCGATCAGGCTGAAGACACTTCCCAAACTTGTCGACGAGGTGCTTAGGAATCCCGGAACAAAGGTCATCGCCTTCAAACTCGGCTGGAACGAGATGGAGAAGGCACGCGAGATGATCGGGTCCGGGGTCTCCCTTGTCGCGGTAAATACCCCTGAATCGATGGGAGGGGAGACAGGCAGTTACACCCTCGTGACTTCCGGCGGCGAAAGCAGTGTTGAGGGAAGAAAAGAGGAGATTGCGGCGGCGATATGGAAAGAGATCGGGAAGCTGTAG
- a CDS encoding pantoate kinase — protein MERDREAVAFCPGHISGWFKPVFIVSEGLPGSVGGGIVIDRGVESTAVPSDETRVTCLYTGSDGSVLKTVKGSSPVEHALKTAGITAEIVTRSDLPPESGFGLSGAAIISSLAAASRVSGIRLSKEQIFRIAYETEVSLRTGLGDVPAIAGGGYVCRRSPGLKGEIIRRYDMDEPIFVLNFGPLPTAGVLGEENAVKRIEDAYSGNCPGSPAEFFRTAGEFSERSGFITPEVRDVLSACASKKIPAFMTMLGNGVAAYGKNASAVLRDFGTPEEMHMSKTGFTGDGEDKI, from the coding sequence ATGGAAAGAGATCGGGAAGCTGTAGCCTTCTGCCCCGGACATATATCGGGATGGTTTAAGCCCGTATTCATAGTTTCCGAGGGCCTCCCGGGGAGTGTCGGCGGCGGAATCGTGATCGACAGGGGAGTTGAATCGACCGCCGTTCCCTCGGACGAGACCAGAGTCACCTGCCTTTACACCGGCAGCGACGGATCTGTCCTGAAGACTGTCAAAGGCTCCTCTCCGGTGGAGCATGCACTTAAAACCGCAGGGATCACGGCGGAGATCGTTACGAGAAGCGATCTTCCACCTGAATCGGGCTTCGGCCTCAGCGGTGCCGCGATCATATCCTCGCTTGCGGCGGCGTCACGGGTCTCGGGAATTCGCCTGTCAAAGGAGCAGATATTCAGAATCGCATACGAGACGGAAGTTTCCCTGAGGACAGGTCTCGGGGACGTCCCCGCGATCGCTGGCGGAGGCTATGTATGCCGGAGAAGCCCGGGCCTGAAAGGAGAGATCATCAGGCGCTACGATATGGATGAGCCGATATTCGTCCTGAACTTCGGTCCGCTTCCTACAGCGGGTGTTCTCGGGGAGGAGAATGCCGTAAAAAGGATCGAAGATGCTTATTCGGGAAATTGCCCGGGGAGCCCGGCGGAGTTCTTCCGGACGGCAGGCGAGTTCTCCGAAAGATCAGGATTCATCACCCCTGAAGTACGCGATGTCCTCTCCGCCTGTGCTTCTAAGAAGATCCCGGCATTCATGACCATGCTCGGAAACGGGGTCGCCGCATACGGGAAAAATGCATCCGCTGTCCTCCGGGATTTCGGAACGCCTGAAGAGATGCACATGTCGAAGACCGGATTCACCGGAGATGGAGAAGATAAGATATGA
- a CDS encoding 4-phosphopantoate--beta-alanine ligase encodes MIPKDHPRYRSLVMREKIADAALKGIVAMEGVGSHGRGEAFDYLIGEKTTESALLAEKTAAALFLNAKKPVISVNGNAAALAAKEIADLQKATGAAVEVNLFHRTEERVEKITALLEDEGVTVLKGEFERLLPLSHDRALCLRDGIYSCDVILVPLEDGDRCSALVDMGKTVITIDLNPLSRTAKTATLTIVDEITRALPNITEACGRLDSDEIKKLIRSIDNKYFLNSAVNEIMGNLTNAMD; translated from the coding sequence ATGATACCCAAAGATCACCCGAGATACCGTTCGCTTGTAATGAGAGAGAAGATCGCCGATGCAGCACTGAAAGGAATCGTGGCGATGGAGGGCGTCGGCTCCCACGGAAGAGGAGAGGCATTCGATTATCTCATCGGGGAGAAGACGACGGAGAGTGCGCTTCTCGCAGAAAAAACCGCGGCAGCCCTCTTCCTCAATGCAAAGAAGCCGGTAATATCAGTAAACGGAAATGCGGCGGCACTTGCGGCAAAGGAGATCGCCGATCTCCAGAAGGCGACCGGTGCCGCAGTCGAGGTGAACCTCTTCCACAGGACGGAGGAGAGGGTCGAAAAGATAACCGCACTCCTCGAGGACGAAGGAGTTACCGTTCTTAAGGGAGAGTTCGAGAGACTGCTCCCGCTCTCCCACGACAGGGCGCTCTGCCTGAGGGACGGAATCTACAGCTGCGATGTAATCCTCGTCCCGCTCGAAGACGGTGACCGCTGCTCCGCCCTTGTGGACATGGGAAAGACCGTTATTACAATAGATCTAAACCCGCTCTCACGAACCGCGAAGACCGCGACACTCACCATAGTCGATGAGATCACACGTGCCCTTCCGAATATCACCGAAGCCTGCGGCCGGCTGGACAGCGATGAGATTAAGAAGTTAATAAGGAGTATTGACAACAAATATTTCCTCAACTCAGCAGTGAATGAGATAATGGGGAACCTCACCAATGCTATGGATTGA
- a CDS encoding AAA family ATPase translates to MLWIEKYRPTKFSEIKGQDEVIGHLEGFVASSKLPHLLLFGPHGTGKSCALECLARGIYGEYSADNLTIIESGALFRHGKSWLENMDKFSHLYKKDESVLSNFKRIVRWYASMKPFNAEFKIIAFEEAHLLPFDAQAALRRIMEKYSATCRFVLMTQQQTSVIPAIASRCLPLFFRPLDNEEIISVLKEISYDAGAGFAISEEDLEFIAGSAKGDCRKAVTYLQLFVMKGGSLDLADISGSETEMIARSLFSAMKDRNFQKAKESAEMLMIEYGLSGSEVISEISKVANLEYNDKRIAIALADADIRLCHAGNEFVQVNAALAEIIAEVSFE, encoded by the coding sequence ATGCTATGGATTGAAAAATACAGGCCGACGAAATTTTCAGAAATAAAAGGGCAGGACGAGGTTATAGGCCATCTCGAAGGTTTTGTAGCCAGCTCGAAGCTGCCTCATCTTCTGCTCTTCGGCCCGCACGGGACAGGGAAAAGCTGTGCACTTGAGTGCCTTGCCAGGGGGATCTACGGGGAGTATTCTGCAGATAATTTAACGATAATCGAATCGGGAGCATTGTTCCGCCACGGAAAATCATGGCTTGAGAATATGGATAAGTTCTCCCACCTTTATAAAAAAGACGAGAGCGTTCTCTCGAACTTCAAGCGTATAGTCAGGTGGTACGCCTCCATGAAGCCGTTTAACGCGGAGTTCAAGATAATCGCGTTCGAAGAGGCCCACCTTCTTCCCTTCGATGCACAGGCGGCCCTGCGAAGAATCATGGAGAAATACAGTGCCACCTGCCGGTTTGTTCTCATGACACAGCAGCAGACCTCGGTCATCCCGGCAATCGCATCGAGATGTCTTCCGCTTTTTTTCAGGCCCCTCGACAACGAAGAGATAATCTCGGTTTTAAAGGAGATATCGTATGATGCGGGCGCCGGGTTCGCGATATCCGAAGAGGATCTCGAGTTCATAGCAGGCTCTGCAAAGGGCGACTGCAGAAAGGCCGTCACATACCTCCAGCTGTTCGTAATGAAGGGAGGAAGCCTGGATCTTGCGGACATATCAGGATCGGAGACCGAAATGATCGCCCGGTCGCTTTTTTCGGCAATGAAAGACCGCAACTTCCAGAAGGCAAAGGAATCAGCGGAGATGCTGATGATAGAGTACGGCCTTTCGGGCAGTGAGGTCATATCGGAGATCTCGAAGGTTGCAAACCTCGAGTATAACGATAAAAGGATCGCAATTGCTCTCGCTGATGCGGACATCAGGCTCTGCCACGCGGGCAATGAATTCGTCCAGGTGAACGCGGCACTTGCAGAGATAATTGCGGAGGTGTCCTTTGAGTAA
- a CDS encoding class I SAM-dependent methyltransferase — protein MSKVSVHYDKVADDYDNHYDASNGRDYYSHICDGVISALPKDGKLLDIGCGTGLFMQRYLKTGREAIGIDISQGMIRRAKTRKVSDVALGTAEVLPFRNESFDAVSSLLAFSYFQHPESMLEESFRVLKPGGSLSICTLGRNIFTSLVPAAYRIGEKLNVKRVGMAYFSEHYYKEEEIRKLLEDVGFVDTNVFRRSFAHVDLRPSVYYLSKKMEPFIESRMPYLAFNLCASGRKPEKKE, from the coding sequence TTGAGTAAGGTCTCGGTCCACTATGACAAGGTTGCCGACGATTACGACAACCATTACGATGCCAGCAACGGCCGCGACTATTACAGCCACATATGCGACGGCGTTATATCCGCACTCCCGAAGGACGGAAAGCTCCTTGATATCGGTTGCGGCACCGGCCTGTTCATGCAGCGGTATCTTAAGACCGGGAGGGAAGCGATAGGGATCGATATCAGCCAGGGGATGATTAGGAGGGCAAAGACAAGGAAGGTCTCCGACGTCGCTCTGGGAACTGCGGAGGTGCTTCCCTTCAGAAATGAGTCCTTCGATGCGGTATCGTCACTTCTTGCATTCTCCTACTTCCAGCACCCGGAATCGATGCTTGAGGAGTCGTTCAGGGTGTTGAAACCGGGCGGTTCGTTGTCCATCTGCACCCTGGGGAGGAACATCTTTACTTCTTTGGTTCCGGCGGCATACAGGATCGGGGAAAAGCTGAACGTGAAAAGGGTCGGAATGGCGTATTTCAGCGAACATTATTACAAGGAGGAAGAGATCAGAAAACTCCTTGAAGATGTAGGATTTGTCGATACGAATGTTTTCAGGCGCTCTTTCGCCCATGTCGACCTGAGGCCGTCCGTCTATTACCTGTCAAAAAAGATGGAGCCGTTTATTGAGAGCAGGATGCCCTATCTTGCATTTAACCTGTGTGCCTCAGGGAGAAAACCGGAAAAGAAAGAATAA